A genomic region of Anaerolineae bacterium contains the following coding sequences:
- a CDS encoding UMP kinase yields MSNVKYRRIILKLGGESLAGPSGFGIDPHRADEVAQMIKHVKEAHEVEIAIVLGAGNLWRGKDGLAHGMERATADHMGMLATVMNALALQDALERAGVVTRVQTAIEMKAIAEPYIRLRAIRHLEKGRVVILGAGTGNPYFTTDTAAALRGMEINAEVLVKATKVDGVYAEDPMINPNAKKFDRLSYIEALNMRVGVLDSTAISLCMDNDLPIVVVNLWKPNTLEKVVLGEPVGTIICRG; encoded by the coding sequence TCATTCTGAAGTTGGGCGGTGAGTCCCTTGCCGGCCCAAGTGGCTTTGGCATTGACCCTCATCGGGCCGATGAAGTGGCACAGATGATCAAGCATGTCAAAGAGGCCCATGAGGTGGAGATCGCCATCGTGCTGGGCGCCGGCAACCTCTGGCGCGGCAAGGACGGCCTGGCCCACGGCATGGAGCGGGCGACCGCCGACCATATGGGCATGCTGGCCACGGTGATGAACGCCCTGGCCCTGCAGGACGCTCTGGAGCGCGCCGGCGTGGTCACCCGTGTGCAGACGGCCATCGAGATGAAAGCCATCGCTGAACCGTACATCCGCCTGCGCGCCATCCGCCATCTGGAGAAGGGGCGGGTGGTCATCCTTGGGGCCGGCACCGGCAACCCCTACTTCACCACAGACACCGCCGCCGCTCTGCGCGGTATGGAGATCAACGCCGAGGTGCTGGTCAAGGCCACCAAAGTGGACGGCGTATATGCCGAAGACCCGATGATCAATCCCAACGCCAAAAAGTTCGACCGCCTGAGCTACATCGAGGCGCTGAACATGCGCGTGGGGGTGCTGGACAGCACCGCCATCTCGCTGTGCATGGACAATGACCTGCCCATCGTGGTGGTGAATCTCTGGAAGCCGAACACCCTGGAGAAAGTGGTCTTGGGCGAGCCGGTGGGCACCATCATCTGTCGCGGCTAG